The proteins below are encoded in one region of Ostrea edulis chromosome 3, xbOstEdul1.1, whole genome shotgun sequence:
- the LOC130053316 gene encoding uncharacterized protein LOC130053316, whose protein sequence is MVECAVTRLLKLLKEDNSRHLNAHCIALCLEQTDLAGFAEKVFTNAINCIQEEKDKFESIHDLVSLAVNLFNVPYLETVVNVLIFICKICSSIKGCGGLYSMISENLRLELSEKMRDIEEKLHEFCECFEARSGELKWFNEHGEKTEESIERLLDNVNYKEIGMGFSVSLETIILRYKNIREENTLKFVGECLSVYVRVAIMRCVMRILIISIVPDEKMKSATDRIKIYMDDDSRLRVAFLNRILEPSHENAIFLSSFSITDYPQVDMFLNNRWSATEKQSCVWDIGDFLTNKRIALHPVVFRGHWMNTAAVKYVWSTFTAPHDDYAQFRFEAVSKGENIFFIKSFKTKSSYIYMKPNSLLGKTSIRPREEGMFKVLRLQNDNCLISVVKYPGRFIYMEGSIWGKIKGAVTDDTYPDGIPTDHHEWSLKEVRRNEDEINKVENPKIVSAFTSKKK, encoded by the coding sequence ATGGTCGAATGTGCCGTGACCCGCTTATTAAAACTTCTTAAAGAAGACAACAGTCGACATCTAAACGCTCATTGCATAGCACTATGTCTGGAGCAAACAGATCTTGCGGGATTTGCAGAGAAAGTGTTTACAAATGCAATAAACTGTATACAAGAAGAAAAAGACAAGTTTGAAAGTATTCATGACCTAGTTTCACTTGCTGTGAATCTTTTTAATGTGCCATACTTGGAAACCGTAGTTAACGTTctgatatttatttgtaaaatttgttCATCTATCAAAGGATGTGGAGGTCTATATTCTATGATATCAGAGAATTTACGTTTGGAATTGTCAGAGAAAATGAGagatattgaagaaaaattgCATGAATTTTGTGAATGTTTTGAGGCACGAAGTGGTGAGTTAAAGTGGTTCAATGAACATGGAGAGAAAACAGAAGAAAGCATTGAAAGGCTCTTAGATAATGTCAACTACAAGGAAATTGGTATGGGCTTTTCAGTATCGCTAGAGACTATCATTTTAAGGTATAAAAATATCCGTGAAGAAAACACCCTCAAGTTTGTTGGAGAGTGTTTGAGTGTGTACGTACGTGTTGCGATCATGCGATGTGTGATGCGAATTTTGATTATATCAATTGTACctgatgaaaaaatgaaaagcgCAACAGACCGAATTAAGATTTATATGGATGACGATAGCCGGCTAAGAGTTGCTTTTCTAAACAGGATACTGGAGCCAAGCCACGAGAATGCAATATTTCTGTCATCATTTAGCATTACAGATTATCCTCAAGTGGATATGTTTCTAAATAATAGATGGTCTGCTACAGAAAAACAGTCATGCGTATGGGACATCGGTGATTTTTTGACAAACAAACGCATTGCTCTGCATCCGGTAGTATTTCGAGGTCATTGGATGAATACAGCTGCCGTAAAATATGTGTGGAGTACATTTACAGCGCCACATGATGATTATGCTCAATTTCGCTTTGAAGCTGTATCGAAaggagaaaatatatttttcatcaagTCATTTAAAACAAAGTcttcatatatttatatgaaaccCAATTCACTTCTAGGCAAAACGAGTATTCGACCAAGAGAGGAAGGGATGTTCAAGGTTCTCCGTTTACAGAATGACAATTGTTTGATATCCGTTGTTAAATACCCTGGCAGATTCATTTATATGGAGGGCTCTATTTGGGGTAAGATAAAAGGGGCTGTGACAGACGATACGTATCCTGACGGCATACCAACTGATCATCATGAATGGTCACTTAAGGAAGTTCGTAGAAATGAGGATGAAATCAATAAAGTTGAAAATCCTAAAATCGTTAGTGCCTTCACCTCCAAAAAGAAgtga